The following proteins are co-located in the Larus michahellis chromosome 9, bLarMic1.1, whole genome shotgun sequence genome:
- the TBX22 gene encoding T-box transcription factor TBX22 isoform X2 has product MALSSRAHAFSVEALVGRSAKRKVPDGRDEESAAGGRQSRRAPEEEKRPKAGAESREAGVQVELQGSELWRRFHEIGTEMIITKAGRRMFPSVRVKVKGLEPLKQYYIAIDVIPVDSKRYRYVYHSSQWMVAGNTDHSCITPRLYIHPDSPCSGETWMRQIISFDRVKLTNNEMDDKGHIILQSMHKYKPRVHVIAQDSRFDLAQIQSLPAEGVQTFSFQETEFTTVTAYQNQQITKLKIDRNPFAKGFRDPGRNRGVLDGLLETYPWRPPLALDFKAFGADSQGGSSSSSPVTSSGGTPSPLNPLLSPSCSPPTFHLSASNLGVSCPETYLHNLNVPLYYKICPTSFLRQQSLIFPSHEKLGSTNPHLVPHFMVDMPKLSSLGVTNLKSAKAEDLNGQCLQVPNSASQMLYGLHASGNIFPSSPIAREALNCSLHPPYGLYGYNFSVPSRLMNAASHFKVSDSIPASLRDGRCNHSNWHPTINHCL; this is encoded by the exons ATGGCGCTCAGCTCCCGGGCACACGCCTTCTCGGTGGAAGCCTTGGTGGGACGCTCGGCCAAGAGGAAGGTGCCGGATGGTCGCGACGAGGAGAGCGCGGCCGGCGGCAGGCAGAGCCGCAGAGCCCCGGAGGAGG AAAAGCGGCCCAAGGCCGGTGCGGAGAGCCGGGAGGCGGGGGTGCAGGTGGAGCTGCAGGGCTCCGAGCTCTGGAGGAGGTTCCATGAGATCGGCACCGAGATGATCATCACCAAGGCCGGCAG GAGGATGTTCCCGTCGGTCAGGGTGAAAGTGAAGGGGCTGGAGCCGCTGAAGCAGTACTACATCGCCATCGACGTCATCCCGGTGGACTCCAAAAGATACAG GTACGTCTATCACAGCTCGCAGTGGATGGTGGCGGGGAACACGGACCACTCCTGCATCACCCCGCGGCTCTACATCCACCCCGACTCCCCCTGCTCGGGGGAGACCTGGATGAGGCAAATCATCAGCTTCGACCGGGTGAAGCTCACCAACAACGAGATGGACGACAAGGGGCAC ATCATCCTGCAGTCCATGCACAAGTACAAGCCCCGCGTCCACGTTATCGCCCAGGACTCTCGCTTCGACCTAGCACAGATCCAGTCGCTGCCGGCCGAAGGGGTGCAGACCTTCTCCTTCCAGGAGACCGAGTTCACCACCGTGACGGCCTACCAAAACCAGCAG ATCACGAAGCTGAAGATCGACAGGAATCCCTTCGCCAAAGGTTTTCGGGATCCCGGGAGGAACAG GGGGGTCCTGGACGGGCTCCTGGAGACCTACCCGTGgcgaccccccctcgccctgGACTTCAAGGCTTTCGGCGCAGACAGCCAGG gtgGGAGCTCCAGTTCTTCGCCAGTGACCTCCAGCGGTGGGACGCCCTCTCCTCTCAACCCCCTGCTCTCTCCATCTTGCTCACCTCCTACCTTTCACTTGTCAGCGAGCAACCTTGGCGTGTCGTGCCCCGAGACCTACCTACACAACCTCAACGTGCCTCTCTACTACAAGATTTGTCCTACGAGCTTCTTAAGACAACAGTCTCTCATCTTTCCAAGCCACGAAAAACTGGGGAGCACCAACCCACATCTTGTACCCCACTTCATGGTGGATATGCCAAAACTATCTTCCCTCGGCGTAACAAATCTGAAAAGTGCTAAAGCTGAAGACTTAAATGGACAATGTCTACAAGTACCCAATTCTGCTAGTCAAATGCTGTATGGATTACATGCATCTGGAAACATTTTCCCATCAAGTCCCATTGCTCGGGAAGCACTTAATTGTTCTTTACATCCTCCATATGGCTTGTATGGTTATAACTTCTCCGTGCCATCTAGACTGATGAATGCAGCAAGCCATTTCAAAGTGAGTGACAGCATTCCAGCTTCTTTGAGAGATGGCAGATGTAATCACTCTAACTGGCACCCGACAATTAACCATTGCCTTTAG
- the TBX22 gene encoding T-box transcription factor TBX22 isoform X1, translating to MIITKAGRYRLRSPSAAPPPPRSCSSSAPTAVFFSLSLFRCVVFFFFSLFFVWLFFSFFLSFFLSFFLSFFLSFFLSFFWLGYFSLFADFFAIFVEFEFLFFFSPDARFRFFNPFSPFNRQLLLRTFPSARRRMFPSVRVKVKGLEPLKQYYIAIDVIPVDSKRYRYVYHSSQWMVAGNTDHSCITPRLYIHPDSPCSGETWMRQIISFDRVKLTNNEMDDKGHIILQSMHKYKPRVHVIAQDSRFDLAQIQSLPAEGVQTFSFQETEFTTVTAYQNQQITKLKIDRNPFAKGFRDPGRNRGVLDGLLETYPWRPPLALDFKAFGADSQGGSSSSSPVTSSGGTPSPLNPLLSPSCSPPTFHLSASNLGVSCPETYLHNLNVPLYYKICPTSFLRQQSLIFPSHEKLGSTNPHLVPHFMVDMPKLSSLGVTNLKSAKAEDLNGQCLQVPNSASQMLYGLHASGNIFPSSPIAREALNCSLHPPYGLYGYNFSVPSRLMNAASHFKVSDSIPASLRDGRCNHSNWHPTINHCL from the exons ATGATCATCACCAAGGCCGGCAGGTACCGGCTGCGcagcccctccgctgcccccccaccgccccgctcctgttcctcctctgcccccacggctgttttcttttctttgtctctttttcgttgtgttgtttttttttttttttctctatttttcgtctggctttttttctctttctttctttctttctttctttctttctttctttctttctttctttctttctttctttctttcttttggttggggtatttttctttgtttgcggATTTTTTCGCTATTTTTGTTgagtttgaatttttattttttttttctcccgacGCTCGTTTTCGTTTTTTCAACCCGTTTTCGCCGTTTAACCGGCAGCTCTTGCTCAGGACCTTTCCCTCTGCCCGCAGGAGGATGTTCCCGTCGGTCAGGGTGAAAGTGAAGGGGCTGGAGCCGCTGAAGCAGTACTACATCGCCATCGACGTCATCCCGGTGGACTCCAAAAGATACAG GTACGTCTATCACAGCTCGCAGTGGATGGTGGCGGGGAACACGGACCACTCCTGCATCACCCCGCGGCTCTACATCCACCCCGACTCCCCCTGCTCGGGGGAGACCTGGATGAGGCAAATCATCAGCTTCGACCGGGTGAAGCTCACCAACAACGAGATGGACGACAAGGGGCAC ATCATCCTGCAGTCCATGCACAAGTACAAGCCCCGCGTCCACGTTATCGCCCAGGACTCTCGCTTCGACCTAGCACAGATCCAGTCGCTGCCGGCCGAAGGGGTGCAGACCTTCTCCTTCCAGGAGACCGAGTTCACCACCGTGACGGCCTACCAAAACCAGCAG ATCACGAAGCTGAAGATCGACAGGAATCCCTTCGCCAAAGGTTTTCGGGATCCCGGGAGGAACAG GGGGGTCCTGGACGGGCTCCTGGAGACCTACCCGTGgcgaccccccctcgccctgGACTTCAAGGCTTTCGGCGCAGACAGCCAGG gtgGGAGCTCCAGTTCTTCGCCAGTGACCTCCAGCGGTGGGACGCCCTCTCCTCTCAACCCCCTGCTCTCTCCATCTTGCTCACCTCCTACCTTTCACTTGTCAGCGAGCAACCTTGGCGTGTCGTGCCCCGAGACCTACCTACACAACCTCAACGTGCCTCTCTACTACAAGATTTGTCCTACGAGCTTCTTAAGACAACAGTCTCTCATCTTTCCAAGCCACGAAAAACTGGGGAGCACCAACCCACATCTTGTACCCCACTTCATGGTGGATATGCCAAAACTATCTTCCCTCGGCGTAACAAATCTGAAAAGTGCTAAAGCTGAAGACTTAAATGGACAATGTCTACAAGTACCCAATTCTGCTAGTCAAATGCTGTATGGATTACATGCATCTGGAAACATTTTCCCATCAAGTCCCATTGCTCGGGAAGCACTTAATTGTTCTTTACATCCTCCATATGGCTTGTATGGTTATAACTTCTCCGTGCCATCTAGACTGATGAATGCAGCAAGCCATTTCAAAGTGAGTGACAGCATTCCAGCTTCTTTGAGAGATGGCAGATGTAATCACTCTAACTGGCACCCGACAATTAACCATTGCCTTTAG